The stretch of DNA AAGTAAATTCCTTATCTTAATGGGAGTTGGAGTCATTCAGGCTTTAATTTCGGTATTTATTCTTCTTGTAGGCCTAAATATAGAGGTTCAAAGTATACCTTTATTTATCCTATTTGCGATTATTACGAGTCTGACCTTTATTACCTTAATTCAATTCTTTGTTACAGTATTTGGTGATCCAGGACGTTTTATCGCGATCATTATCTTAATCCTACAATTAACAACAAGTGCGGGAACATTCCCACTTGAGTTAATTCCGGATTTCTTACAGCCATTTAATGCAATCCTGCCAATGACTTATTCTGTTTCTGGATTTAAAGCAGTGATTTCGAGCGGGGACTATAGCTTTATGTGGCAAAATGCAGCGATATTAGGTATCTTTATGCTGATATTTATCACTGGAACAATTGTATATTTCACAGCAATGCATAAAAAACGCTTTGCTGCTGTCACTGAATAATATTAAAACCAGCCGAAAAAATTACGGCTGGTTTTTCTATTAATATAGGAATCTAGTATTAAAGATCTTTTACACCTAAGCAATGATCACATTTATTTCCATAGCATTCATGCTGCTCTTCAATTGGCTTCCCACACTCAACACATTGTTTTGCTGGTAAATTTCTAAAGAAATCTAAAATGTTTTGAATCATTTTGAAGCCTCCTATTAATTGTTTAATTAGTAAGATTATTTGATTTTATTGTATTATAACAGATTGTATTTGTCAATATCTGTTTCAATACAAAAATAAAGAAAATGAAAAAATAGGCTCCTTTGGGTATATTAGAATTAGTGTTAAGATCTAGCTTCTTAGGGGGAATGGTAAATGAAACTAACAGTTATTGGGTGCTGGGGAGGATATCCAAAGCCAGATGAGGCAAGCTCTGGATATTTACTTGAGCATAATGGATACCACTTATTAATTGATTTTGGAAGCGGAGTGCTATCTAAAATGCAAAAAATTGTACAGCCCGAGGAAATAGATGCTGTAATCGTTTCTCATTATCATCCAGACCATATTGCGGATATCGGGGTATTACAGCATGCTCGGCTTATTCAAGGAATACTAGGAAAGGAAATGGAGTGCCTGCCAATTTACGGCCATTCACAGGATGAAATTGAATTTTCTAAGCTAACGTATAAAAATATTACAAAGGGTATGGCTTATCAGCCTGATCAAACTTTAACAATCGGTCCATTTGAGGTACAATTTTTACAGACAGACCATCCTGTTCCATGCTATGCAATGAGAATTGAAGCTGAAGGCAAATCAATCGTTTATACATCTGATACATCCTATAAAGAGGAATTTATCCCTTTTAGCGAAGGTGCAGATTTATTAGTGTGTGAATGTAACTTTTATGGGAATCTGAATGGGAAAAGCGCGGGACATATGACAAGCTTTGATGCTGGAAAATTGGCAAGTAAAGCGAATGTGAAGCACCTTCTCCTCACGCATTTACCTCATTTTGGTAGTATAGAACAGCTTAAGGAAGAGGCATCACAAGTATACAACGGACCTATTTCTTTAGCTTCCTTTCAGTGGTCTATAACATTAGTAGAAAAGAATAACTAGATTAATGTGTTATATCCTGATTATAAAGTTGTCTATGAAGTGTTTTTAATAAGGAGTGAATGAAATGTTATTTATCGATAACAAAGGGATAACAGATCCAAGAATCAACCTAGCCATTGAAGAATATGCATTAAAAAATTTAGATATTGATGAAACTTATTTGCTTTTTTACATAAATGAGCCATCCATAATTATTGGAAAAAACCAAAATACAATTGAAGAAATTAATACGGAATATGTTGAAGGTAATGGCATTCACGTTGTTCGACGATTGTCTGGCGGGGGCGCTGTGTATCATGATCTAGGCAATTTGAATTTTAGCTTTATTACAAAGGATGACGGGGATAGCTTTCATAATTTCCGTAAATTCACCGAACCTGTTGTTCACGCTTTGCAAAAGCTAGGAGTCAATGCAGAATTAAGCGGACGAAATGATCTAACAGCAGAAGGAAGAAAAATTTCAGGAAATGCGCAATTTTCTACAAAGGGAAGAATGTTTAGCCATGGAACACTTCTTTTTGATTCTGAAATCGATAGTGTAGTTTCGGCTTTACGAGTGAAAAAAGATAAGATTGAGTCAAAAGGTATTAAATCCATACGCAGCCGTGTAGCGAATATTTCTGAATTCTTACATGAAAAAATCACAATCCAAGAGTTTCGTTCTCTTATTCTAAAAAGTATTTTTGGTGGAGAAGATGTTCAAGAGTATAAGCTAACTGAGGAAGATTGGGGAAAAATCCATCAGTTATCGAAAGAGAGGTACCAAAATTGGGATTGGAATTATGGGAAATCACCAAAATTTAATTTGCAGCATTCCCACCGTTTCCCTGTCGGACAAATTGATATTCGGCTTGAAGTTGAAAAAGGAAAAATTGAAAATTGTAAAATTTACGGTGACTTCTTTGGGGTTGGCGATGTAGGTGATATTGAAAATAGACTCACAGGCTTGCGCTATGATAAATCTGAAATAGAAAAGTCTCTAGAAGATATTAATTTTAAGCACTATTTCGGAAATATTACAAAAGAGGATTTTTTAAATTTAATCTACTAACCATTCATGAGAGCGTTTCTTACGGGGAACGCTCTTTTTAATGGACAAGATCTTATTCACCGGCTGTGTTAAAGCTCAGTGTTGAAAATGCTATTTTGTTGTTGATTGGAGTGGAAGGCGCGAGATCCTCGAAAATGCATTCGCATTTCCTTCGTGCGGTGTTTATTCGGGGGAGATTATTCAGCGTCCTGCGGGAAATGCGTGTCCAGGGGAGACCCCGCAGGAGTGCTCTTCGACGAGGAGGCTTCCCGACCGCCCGCGATCGCTAAGCGCCAGCAGCGGAAATCAACAGGGATGCTTAACGCGCTTAATAATAAAAAGCAAAAACTTTTTACTATAGATCGTGCGTCTTATAAGTGTATACAAATTACTAGCAATAAAGGAGCCTTTTTGCGATATGGGAAAGAAACGCAGATTTAATGATAATGATTTATTTACTGAATTTATAAGAGATAACAAAGAGAATTGTTATCGGCTGGCCTACAGCTATGTGAAAAATTCTGAGGATGCATTAGATATTGTACAAGATGCGATTCAAAAAGCGATTCTATCATATGATTCTCTTCAAGATTTAAATATGCTTAAAAGCTGGTTTTTTAGAATAGTGGTTAATACTTCCTTAGATTTTCTCAGAAAGCATAAAAGAGTCAGTATTGTAGATGCTGAAACGATGGAGTTTATCAGTTCTGGAAAAGAAGACCATTATGAAAATGTTGATTTAGAGAGGGCATTGGATCAATTAGCACCAGAATATAAAAGCATTATTGTTTTACGATTTTTTGAAGATTTGAAAATTGAAGAAGTTGCAGAAGTCCTGAATGAAAATGTCAACACGATTAAAACACGACTGTATAAAGCATTGAAATTATTACGCATTGAAATGAAGGACGAAATGATCAAGGGGGCTAATTAGTATGGACAAGAAATTAGAAGAACTTAAAACAGAATATAAAAATATCCCAATTCCAGATGAACTAGATTTCGTTGTTGAAAGGGCATTAAAAAAAGGGAAGAAAAATAAAAGAGGTTATAAATGGATGGCTGGAACGGCTGCAGCTGCTATTCTTTTTATCGGAGGCATTAACATTAGTCCAGCTATGGCTAATTCTTTAGCAGAAGTACCTGTTGTTGGAAGTATCGTAAAAGTACTGACTTTTACAGAATTTAAGGTTGATGAAGATAAATACCAGGCAGATATAAAAGTACCAGCAATATCGGATTCAGAAAATGGAGAGTTAGCTCAAAGTCTGAACGAAAAATATTTAACTGAAGGAAAGGAACTATATGAGCAATTCAAGGCTGAGATGGATGAGCTGGAAAAAGAAGGTGGCGGACATGTTGGCGTTGACAGCGGTTATGAGGTTAAAACGGATAACGATCAAATTTTGTCAATCGGACGATATGTTGTGAATACTGTTGGTTCGTCTTCTACAGTCATGAAGTATGATACAATCGATAAGAAAAACGATATCTTATTAAGCTTGCCAATGTTGTTTAAAGATGATAGCTATGTGAAGATCATTAGCGAGAATATACAAGAGCAAATGAGAGAGCAAATGAAGGAATCTAATTTTGAAAAAGTATACTGGGTTGCTGATTCTGGTATCGAGGATAATTTGGAAGTATTTGAATTGATTAAAAAAGATCAGAATTTCTATATTAATAAGGATGGAAAATTAGTTATTTCTTTTGATAAATATGAGGTTTCTCCAGGATCTATGGGGATTGTAGAGTTTGTCATTCCTACAGAAATTATTTCTGATGTGTTAGTCAGCAATGAATATATTAAATAGTCTTAACAGAGAAGAGAGGTCCTCTTCTCTTTTTTTTATAAAAATGAAACCAACGACATTTTATATTCAAGGTTCAACTTTTAATAAAAAGGAGAATTAACCTTTTTTATCCTTTCTACTTGAATTCATAAATTTCTTTCAATATAATATATTTAGAAAATTTTATTATTAGTCTACTAAAGCGAAGTTGGATTTCGATTTAGGATCTGCTAAGAAGACTGCATAAGAAAAAATAAGGTTTCGCGGAAAAACATAGCGAACTCTTAATTTTTTCAATAAAATGAATGATCATTCATTCATAAAAGGGGGAAGGGTCAATGAATTTAACTCAACAACTCCAAGAAACGGCAAAAAATATGGCAAACAAACCAGCTTATTATTTTATGGACCAAATGAGTACATATGCAGAGCTTGATGGGGCTGTAACTAAATTTGCTGCTGGTTTAGAACAATTAGGGGTAAAAAAAGGGGAGCATATTGCATTATTGTTAGGAAACTCTCCGCATTTTGTAATCAGCCTTTATGGGGCACTTCGTCTTGGAGCAACCGTTATACCAATAAACCCCATTTATACACCTGATGAAATCGGATATATCATTAAAAATGGGGACGTGAAATCTGTTGTAATGCTTGATTTACTTCTGCCTTTAGCAGAGAAAATACACCTTGCATTACCAAAAGTAGAGAATTATATTATTTGCGAGACACCCCAAGGAAAGAGCTCTGATGTTGATATAACACGCCTATCCGTTTATCCAAAGTTGAAATCGTTTTCACAGGTTGTAGCTTCGGGAAGCTTAAGCTATAAAGGTCCTGAGCTAGATCATGATGATGTTGCTGTTATTCTTTACACTTCTGGTACAACTGGAAAACCAAAAGGAGCA from Cytobacillus dafuensis encodes:
- the yhfH gene encoding protein YhfH, with the protein product MIQNILDFFRNLPAKQCVECGKPIEEQHECYGNKCDHCLGVKDL
- a CDS encoding MBL fold metallo-hydrolase, with the translated sequence MKLTVIGCWGGYPKPDEASSGYLLEHNGYHLLIDFGSGVLSKMQKIVQPEEIDAVIVSHYHPDHIADIGVLQHARLIQGILGKEMECLPIYGHSQDEIEFSKLTYKNITKGMAYQPDQTLTIGPFEVQFLQTDHPVPCYAMRIEAEGKSIVYTSDTSYKEEFIPFSEGADLLVCECNFYGNLNGKSAGHMTSFDAGKLASKANVKHLLLTHLPHFGSIEQLKEEASQVYNGPISLASFQWSITLVEKNN
- a CDS encoding lipoate--protein ligase, yielding MLFIDNKGITDPRINLAIEEYALKNLDIDETYLLFYINEPSIIIGKNQNTIEEINTEYVEGNGIHVVRRLSGGGAVYHDLGNLNFSFITKDDGDSFHNFRKFTEPVVHALQKLGVNAELSGRNDLTAEGRKISGNAQFSTKGRMFSHGTLLFDSEIDSVVSALRVKKDKIESKGIKSIRSRVANISEFLHEKITIQEFRSLILKSIFGGEDVQEYKLTEEDWGKIHQLSKERYQNWDWNYGKSPKFNLQHSHRFPVGQIDIRLEVEKGKIENCKIYGDFFGVGDVGDIENRLTGLRYDKSEIEKSLEDINFKHYFGNITKEDFLNLIY
- a CDS encoding RNA polymerase sigma factor: MGKKRRFNDNDLFTEFIRDNKENCYRLAYSYVKNSEDALDIVQDAIQKAILSYDSLQDLNMLKSWFFRIVVNTSLDFLRKHKRVSIVDAETMEFISSGKEDHYENVDLERALDQLAPEYKSIIVLRFFEDLKIEEVAEVLNENVNTIKTRLYKALKLLRIEMKDEMIKGAN
- a CDS encoding anti-sigma-V factor rsiV translates to MDKKLEELKTEYKNIPIPDELDFVVERALKKGKKNKRGYKWMAGTAAAAILFIGGINISPAMANSLAEVPVVGSIVKVLTFTEFKVDEDKYQADIKVPAISDSENGELAQSLNEKYLTEGKELYEQFKAEMDELEKEGGGHVGVDSGYEVKTDNDQILSIGRYVVNTVGSSSTVMKYDTIDKKNDILLSLPMLFKDDSYVKIISENIQEQMREQMKESNFEKVYWVADSGIEDNLEVFELIKKDQNFYINKDGKLVISFDKYEVSPGSMGIVEFVIPTEIISDVLVSNEYIK